From one Lotus japonicus ecotype B-129 chromosome 3, LjGifu_v1.2 genomic stretch:
- the LOC130745952 gene encoding E3 SUMO-protein ligase SIZ1-like isoform X1 has protein sequence MDLVSSCKEKLNYFRVKELKDVLTQLGLSKQGKKQDLVERILSVLSDEQVAKTWAKKNAVGKEQVVKLVDDTYRQLQVSGVSDLASKGQGASDCSNVKMKGQGTSDCSNVKIKGQGASDCSNVKIKDEIDDSYQPDTKIRCLCGSSLESETLIKCEDARCHVSQHINCVIIPDKPTEGIPRVLDKFYCEICRLGRADPFWHSVVHPLFPVKLTTTHIPTDGTNPVQSVERTFLITRANKDLVSKSEFEVQAWCMLLNDKVPFRMQWPQYSDLQVNGVPVRAINRPGSQLLGANGRDDGPIITPYTKDGINKISLTGCDSRIFCLGVRIIKKRSLQQVLNIIPKESDGERFEDALARVCGRAGGGNATDDGDSDSDLEVVSDTFSINLRCPMSGLRMKIAGRFKPCIHMGCFDLEVFVELNQRSRKWQCPICLKNYALENIIIDPYFNRITTMMKNCGDEFTEVEVKPDGYWRVKAKKDSECRELGTLSQWHCPDGSLSVSTNAEDKRVEALKLKQESVSDSPGLRLGIKKNCNGVWEVSKPIGTNTSSGNRLDDDFGNPEQVIIPMSSSATGSGQDGDDPSVNQGGSGQIDFATTNGIEMDSVRLMNVDSTNGYTARNTSAPVGDAEVIVLSDSDDDILVSPTVSYKNNQNGGTVDIYSVPPPGIIDPYAEVHNLDGNPCLEAFNNASEDDFGIPSVWPLHSGTQPGSGFQLFTSDVDASDGLVHLPHGDDINCSSSLNGYTLAPETALGSSTLIEDTSAGRSDADLNGGLVDNPLAFAGEDPSLQIFLPTRPAGSSMPHELRDHADVSNGVCTDDWISLRLGDGAGESNGEPSTTDGLNSRPQLTSREGATDSLTDTASLLLGMNDVRSDNANKKRSDNPFSFPRQKRSVRSRLYLSIDSDSE, from the exons ATGGATTTGGTATCAAGTTGCAag GAAAAGTTGAATTATTTTCGTGTAAAAGAGCTCAAAGATGTGCTCACTCAGTTGGGACTTTCAAAGCAGGGAAAGAAGCAG GATCTTGTTGAAAGGATATTATCTGTTCTCTCAGATGAACAAG TTGCCAAAACGTGGGCTAAGAAGAATGCTGTTGGAAAAGAACAGGTGGTAAAATTAGTGGATGACACATACAG ACAATTACAGGTATCGGGTGTGAGTGATCTAGCATCAAAGGGGCAGGGTGCCTCAGACTGCAGTAATGTGAAAATGAAAGGGCAGGGTACCTCAGATTGCAGTAATGTGAAAATTAAAGGGCAGGGTGCCTCAGATTGCAGTAATGTGAAAATTAAAGATGAAATTGATGATTCCTATCAACCAGATACAAAGATTCGCTGTCTTTGTGGAAGTTCGCTGGAATCTGAGACATTGATCAAG TGTGAAGATGCAAGATGCCATGTGTCACAGCATATCAACTGTGTCATTATTCCTGATAAACCTACCGAAGGAATCCCACGAGTTCTTGATAAATTTTATTGCGAAATATGTCGACTCGGTCGCGCAGATCC ATTTTGGCATTCAGTGGTGCACCCTTTGTTTCCTGTGAAGTTGACTACAACCCATATTCCAACTGATGG AACCAACCCAGTGCAGAGTGTTGAGAGAACATTTCTAATAACGAGAGCAAACAAGGACTTGGTATCAAAATCGGAATTTGAAGTTCAG GCTTGGTGTATGCTTCTAAATGATAAAGTTCCATTCAGGATGCAATGGCCTCAATATTCAGACCTACAGGTCAATG GTGTTCCTGTTCGTGCAATTAACAGACCTGGTTCACAATTGCTTGGGGCTAATGGTCGTGATGATGGTCCAATT ATCACTCCGTATACAAAAGATGGAATTAATAAGATTTCCTTGACGGGGTGTGACTCTCGCATTTTCTGTTTAGGGGTACGGATTATTAAAAAGCGCAGTCTGCAACAG GTTCTAAACATCATTCCAAAGGAGTCTGATGGTGAGCGTTTTGAAGATGCTCTTGCACGAGTTTGTGGTCGTGCTGGTGGTGGAAATGCAACAGATGATGGTGATAGTGACAGTGATTTGGAAGTTGTTTCAGATACTTTTAGCATCAACCTTCGTTGTCCA ATGAGTGGTTTAAGAATGAAGATCGCAGGAAGATTTAAACCTTGTATTCACATGGGTTGTTTTGATCTTGAAGTTTTTGTGGAGTTGAATCAACGTTCAAGAAAG TGGCAATGCCCCATATGCCTTAAAAATTACGCATTGGAGAATATCATTATTGATCCTTATTTCAACCGCATTACTACTATG ATGAAAAATTGTGGAGACGAGTTTACAGAGGTTGAGGTGAAGCCTGATGGTTATTGGCGTGTCAAGGCTAAGAAGGATAGTGAATGCCGGGAGTTAGGGACTCTTTCTCAATGGCACTGTCCTGATGGATCCCTCTCTGTTTCTACCAATGCAGAAGACAAGAGAGTAGAAGCTTTGAAGCTCAAACAGGAAAGCGTTTCAGACAGTCCTGGTTTAAGACTTGGCATCAAGAAGAATTGTAATGGAGTTTGGGAAGTGAGCAAACCGATTGGCACAAACACCTCTTCTGGTAATCGATTGGATGATGATTTTGGAAATCCTGAACAAGTGATTATTCCAATGAGCAGCAGTGCAACTGGAAGTGGCCAGGATGGTGATGATCCAAGCGTTAATCAAGGTGGCAGTGGGCAAATTGATTTTGCTACTACCAATGGGATTGAGATGGATTCTGTTCGTCTCATGAATGTTGATTCAACTAATGGATATACTGCTCGTAATACTTCTGCTCCAGTGGGTGATGCAGAAGTTATTGTTCTAAGCGATTCTGACGATGATATATTGGTATCTCCTACAGTTAGTTACAAAAACAATCAAAATGGTGGTACAGTTGATATTTACTCTGTGCCACCACCTGGAATTATCGACCCATATGCAGAAGTTCACAATCTTGATGGAAACCCATGCTTGGAGGCTTTTAATAATGCCAGTGAAGATGATTTTGGGATTCCCTCCGTCTGGCCATTGCATTCTGGAACTCAACCAGGCTCAGGATTCCAGTTATTCACTTCTGATGTGGATGCATCAGATGGATTGGTCCATTTGCCGCATGGTGATGATATTAATTGCTCCTCATCACTGAATGGTTACACATTGGCTCCAGAGACTGCTTTGGGATCTAGTACTCTTATAGAAGACACCTCTGCAGGTCGGTCTGATGCTGATTTAAATGGTGGCTTGGTTGACAATCCATTGGCATTTGCTGGAGAGGATCCCTCTCTTCAGATTTTTCTCCCTACAAGACCAGCAGGATCATCTATGCCGCATGAATTGAGAGATCATGCAGATGTGTCAAATGGTGTCTGCACTGATGATTGGATCTCTCTTAGGCTTGGGGATGGTGCTGGTGAAAGTAATGGTGAACCTTCCACTACAGATGGGTTGAATTCCAGACCGCAGCTTACATCCAGAGAAGGCGCCACCGATTCTTTGACTGATACTG CTTCTTTGCTTCTCGGTATGAATGATGTCAGATCTGACAATGCAAATAAGAAAAGATCAGATAATCCTTTCTCATTTCCTCGCCAAAAACGTTCAGTAAGGTCTCGCTTGTATCTTTCTATTGATTCGGATTCGGAGTGA
- the LOC130745952 gene encoding E3 SUMO-protein ligase SIZ1-like isoform X2 codes for MDLVSSCKEKLNYFRVKELKDVLTQLGLSKQGKKQDLVERILSVLSDEQVAKTWAKKNAVGKEQVVKLVDDTYRQLQVSGVSDLASKGQGASDCSNVKMKGQGTSDCSNVKIKGQGASDCSNVKIKDEIDDSYQPDTKIRCLCGSSLESETLIKCEDARCHVSQHINCVIIPDKPTEGIPRVLDKFYCEICRLGRADPFWHSVVHPLFPVKLTTTHIPTDGTNPVQSVERTFLITRANKDLVSKSEFEVQAWCMLLNDKVPFRMQWPQYSDLQVNGVPVRAINRPGSQLLGANGRDDGPIITPYTKDGINKISLTGCDSRIFCLGVRIIKKRSLQQVLNIIPKESDGERFEDALARVCGRAGGGNATDDGDSDSDLEVVSDTFSINLRCPMSGLRMKIAGRFKPCIHMGCFDLEVFVELNQRSRKWQCPICLKNYALENIIIDPYFNRITTMMKNCGDEFTEVEVKPDGYWRVKAKKDSECRELGTLSQWHCPDGSLSVSTNAEDKRVEALKLKQESVSDSPGLRLGIKKNCNGVWEVSKPIGTNTSSGNRLDDDFGNPEQVIIPMSSSATGSGQDGDDPSVNQGGSGQIDFATTNGIEMDSVRLMNVDSTNGYTARNTSAPVGDAEVIVLSDSDDDILVSPTVSYKNNQNGGTVDIYSVPPPGIIDPYAEVHNLDGNPCLEAFNNASEDDFGIPSVWPLHSGTQPGSGFQLFTSDVDASDGLVHLPHGDDINCSSSLNGYTLAPETALGSSTLIEDTSAGRSDADLNGGLVDNPLAFAGEDPSLQIFLPTRPAGSSMPHELRDHADVSNGVCTDDWISLRLGDGAGESNGEPSTTDGLNSRPQLTSREGATDSLTDTESQ; via the exons ATGGATTTGGTATCAAGTTGCAag GAAAAGTTGAATTATTTTCGTGTAAAAGAGCTCAAAGATGTGCTCACTCAGTTGGGACTTTCAAAGCAGGGAAAGAAGCAG GATCTTGTTGAAAGGATATTATCTGTTCTCTCAGATGAACAAG TTGCCAAAACGTGGGCTAAGAAGAATGCTGTTGGAAAAGAACAGGTGGTAAAATTAGTGGATGACACATACAG ACAATTACAGGTATCGGGTGTGAGTGATCTAGCATCAAAGGGGCAGGGTGCCTCAGACTGCAGTAATGTGAAAATGAAAGGGCAGGGTACCTCAGATTGCAGTAATGTGAAAATTAAAGGGCAGGGTGCCTCAGATTGCAGTAATGTGAAAATTAAAGATGAAATTGATGATTCCTATCAACCAGATACAAAGATTCGCTGTCTTTGTGGAAGTTCGCTGGAATCTGAGACATTGATCAAG TGTGAAGATGCAAGATGCCATGTGTCACAGCATATCAACTGTGTCATTATTCCTGATAAACCTACCGAAGGAATCCCACGAGTTCTTGATAAATTTTATTGCGAAATATGTCGACTCGGTCGCGCAGATCC ATTTTGGCATTCAGTGGTGCACCCTTTGTTTCCTGTGAAGTTGACTACAACCCATATTCCAACTGATGG AACCAACCCAGTGCAGAGTGTTGAGAGAACATTTCTAATAACGAGAGCAAACAAGGACTTGGTATCAAAATCGGAATTTGAAGTTCAG GCTTGGTGTATGCTTCTAAATGATAAAGTTCCATTCAGGATGCAATGGCCTCAATATTCAGACCTACAGGTCAATG GTGTTCCTGTTCGTGCAATTAACAGACCTGGTTCACAATTGCTTGGGGCTAATGGTCGTGATGATGGTCCAATT ATCACTCCGTATACAAAAGATGGAATTAATAAGATTTCCTTGACGGGGTGTGACTCTCGCATTTTCTGTTTAGGGGTACGGATTATTAAAAAGCGCAGTCTGCAACAG GTTCTAAACATCATTCCAAAGGAGTCTGATGGTGAGCGTTTTGAAGATGCTCTTGCACGAGTTTGTGGTCGTGCTGGTGGTGGAAATGCAACAGATGATGGTGATAGTGACAGTGATTTGGAAGTTGTTTCAGATACTTTTAGCATCAACCTTCGTTGTCCA ATGAGTGGTTTAAGAATGAAGATCGCAGGAAGATTTAAACCTTGTATTCACATGGGTTGTTTTGATCTTGAAGTTTTTGTGGAGTTGAATCAACGTTCAAGAAAG TGGCAATGCCCCATATGCCTTAAAAATTACGCATTGGAGAATATCATTATTGATCCTTATTTCAACCGCATTACTACTATG ATGAAAAATTGTGGAGACGAGTTTACAGAGGTTGAGGTGAAGCCTGATGGTTATTGGCGTGTCAAGGCTAAGAAGGATAGTGAATGCCGGGAGTTAGGGACTCTTTCTCAATGGCACTGTCCTGATGGATCCCTCTCTGTTTCTACCAATGCAGAAGACAAGAGAGTAGAAGCTTTGAAGCTCAAACAGGAAAGCGTTTCAGACAGTCCTGGTTTAAGACTTGGCATCAAGAAGAATTGTAATGGAGTTTGGGAAGTGAGCAAACCGATTGGCACAAACACCTCTTCTGGTAATCGATTGGATGATGATTTTGGAAATCCTGAACAAGTGATTATTCCAATGAGCAGCAGTGCAACTGGAAGTGGCCAGGATGGTGATGATCCAAGCGTTAATCAAGGTGGCAGTGGGCAAATTGATTTTGCTACTACCAATGGGATTGAGATGGATTCTGTTCGTCTCATGAATGTTGATTCAACTAATGGATATACTGCTCGTAATACTTCTGCTCCAGTGGGTGATGCAGAAGTTATTGTTCTAAGCGATTCTGACGATGATATATTGGTATCTCCTACAGTTAGTTACAAAAACAATCAAAATGGTGGTACAGTTGATATTTACTCTGTGCCACCACCTGGAATTATCGACCCATATGCAGAAGTTCACAATCTTGATGGAAACCCATGCTTGGAGGCTTTTAATAATGCCAGTGAAGATGATTTTGGGATTCCCTCCGTCTGGCCATTGCATTCTGGAACTCAACCAGGCTCAGGATTCCAGTTATTCACTTCTGATGTGGATGCATCAGATGGATTGGTCCATTTGCCGCATGGTGATGATATTAATTGCTCCTCATCACTGAATGGTTACACATTGGCTCCAGAGACTGCTTTGGGATCTAGTACTCTTATAGAAGACACCTCTGCAGGTCGGTCTGATGCTGATTTAAATGGTGGCTTGGTTGACAATCCATTGGCATTTGCTGGAGAGGATCCCTCTCTTCAGATTTTTCTCCCTACAAGACCAGCAGGATCATCTATGCCGCATGAATTGAGAGATCATGCAGATGTGTCAAATGGTGTCTGCACTGATGATTGGATCTCTCTTAGGCTTGGGGATGGTGCTGGTGAAAGTAATGGTGAACCTTCCACTACAGATGGGTTGAATTCCAGACCGCAGCTTACATCCAGAGAAGGCGCCACCGATTCTTTGACTGATACTG AAAGTCAATAG
- the LOC130748498 gene encoding uncharacterized protein LOC130748498: MNSIKSLRPGREAWRIRARVIRKWEMAPTSEPSKPYALQLVLIDSEGSKIEATIKKYMMSKFIRDIVEGSVYKITYFVVVDNNGAYRAAEHEYKIMFNSKTKIQIDQCDDIPRFGLTLKDTTEIQSTMGESDFLLDVIGLVTGVSDEQQFSKSGNVTRRIELEITDHKGKIKMALFGNYVDVLKGFLATDGVGLAVIVVQLAKVKTYRGEVVIQNVMHATKLLWNAEIPEVAAFRDGLALHGLDADIPIGQIGGGFHNMPANEEFITMFPRKNIVELHDTAEEGLFLILAEISGLVDGEKWWYTSCHCRRSVTIEDGIYFCASCSTHVIDVTPRFRIKFEVSDGDEVATFAIFDTDCENMLKKSCRELVLGSKGKSVEEYPDEIKALIGKEAIFKVEKSIDHGMKYDDSYKVKKICDDLSIIQLFKDKTKIQTPTTLITDPFCSKSASDDQESVFSDKSIGSSSQISAVPKSTLSLDDLSQFTESSVTSAASKSDGDGATICKPPRKKRLVQVKAEK, from the exons ATGAATTCCATTAAAAGCTTACGCCCTGGTAGAGAAGCATGGAGGATCAGAGCAAGGGTGATTCGGAAATGGGAGATGGCTCCAACTTCTGAACCTTCCAAACCATATGCTCTACAACTCGTCTTGATTGATTCTGAA GGTTCTAAAATAGAGGCAACTATAAAGAAGTACATGATGAGTAAATTTATAAGGGATATTGTTGAAGGCAGTGTTTATAAGATTACATATTTCGTTGTTGTGGACAACAATGGTGCATATCGTGCTGCTGAACATGAGTACAAAATTATGTTCAATAGCAAAACAAAGATTCAAATTGATCAGTGTGATGACATTCCTAGATTTGGTTTAACATTGAAGGATACAACAGAAATTCAGAGTACAATGGGGGAGTCTGACTTCTTGCTTG ATGTTATTGGTTTGGTTACTGGTGTTTCTGATGAGCAACAATTCTCTAAATCTGGAAATGTTACTAGAAGGATTGAGTTGGAGATTACTGATCACAA GGGAAAGATAAAAATGGCTTTATTTGGAAACTATGTTGATGTTCTTAAAGGGTTTCTTGCTACTGATGGAGTTGGACTTGCTGTGATTGTTGTGCAGTTGGCCAAAGTTAAAACATACAGAG GAGAAGTTGTTATTCAGAATGTTATGCATGCTACCAAGTTATTGTGGAATGCTGAGATTCCAGAAGTTGCTGCCTTTCGTGATGG TTTGGCCTTACATGGTCTTGATGCTGATATTCCTATTGGGCAAATTGGTGGTGGCTTCCACAACATGCCTGCCAATGAGGAGTTCATTACAATGTTTCCTAGGAAGAACATTGTGGAGCTTCATGACACAGCTGAG GAGGGTTTGTTTTTAATCCTAGCAGAGATTAGTGGTTTAGTTGATGGCGAAAAGTGGTGGTACACTTCATGTCACTGCCGCAGATCTGTTACTATTGAGGATGGAATTTATTTCTGTGCTTCTTGCTCCACTCATGTTATTGATGTTACTCCTAG GTTTCGCATAAAATTTGAGGTTTCTGATGGAGATGAGGTTGCTACCTTTGCAATCTTTGACACTGATTGTGAGAACATGCTAAAGAAGAGCTGCAGGGAGTTGGTTCTAGGCTCAAAG GGAAAATCTGTTGAAGAATACCCTGATGAAATAAAggcattgattgggaaggaagctatttttaaagttgAAAAGTCAATTGATCATGGTATGAAGTATGATGATTCATACAAAGTCAAAAAGATTTGCGATGATTTGTCTATTATTCAGCTCTTCAAGGACAAGACAAAGATTCAAACACCAACTACG CTTATTACTGATCCATTTTGTTCCAAATCTGCATCTGATGACCAAGAATCTGTATTCAGTGATAAATCCATTGGTTCTTCTAGCCAAATATCTGCAGTTCCTAAAAGCACTCTCTCTCTTGATGATCTTTCACAATTTACAGAGTCATCAGTTACTTCTGCAGCTTCCAAATCTGATGGTGATGGTGCAACCATCTGCAAACCTCCAAGGAAGAAGAGGTTGGTGCAAGTAAAGGCTGAGAAGTGA